One window of Hydractinia symbiolongicarpus strain clone_291-10 chromosome 3, HSymV2.1, whole genome shotgun sequence genomic DNA carries:
- the LOC130636291 gene encoding phospholipid-transporting ATPase IF-like isoform X2 produces the protein MGCFGPPNLGEFRVVYANQQVPSGEIGVSVVNAHKHYANNVVVTSKYKIWNFVPKNLFEQFRRIANFYFLCIVVVQFSILDRTPVSPITSLLPLVFVITVTAFKQGYEDWRRHRADKEVNNRPAIVIKQGREKSVYSKHIKVGDIVKVQNNEEIPCDLVVISSCEEEGKAHIMTANLDGETNLKVRSSLLETAQLTTAQDLTNFQGKVECDHPEYDMYKFNGRMILFNESAPTTHALGPSNLLLRGAKLKNTEYCYGLAVYTGRDTKMAQNQKDKTTKFSSVEKKMNSYLLVFLVILLLLAIICTGLKFAWDKKKGDAWYLLKPYDFDVVEVLINLLSFLVLFNYVIPISLYVTVEIQKFSGALFFDWDLELYHESTDEPAKANTSDLNEELGQVEYLFSDKTGTLTENDMQFRQCSIGGVKYIEVNEKLFQDEAANEAGIDHSNVTEEIKEFLLALALCHTVQADEASPTKSEDDQSDGVPLTPTTTKVYTYQASSPDEKALCEAASRYGVIFKGKSSEYMDLEVCGKLERYKILHVLEFDSTRKRMSIILETPRKEILLLCKGAESHVLPRCVSGPSQETLDHIDGYAELGLRTLTVVSRKIPRSLFEVIDIKLVVAQQAITDREEQLQAVFDEVEQDFHLLGATAVEDKLQDGVKQTIEALREAGIKVWVLTGDKEETAVNISHSCGHFKHGMEIMSVTHKKTEEEVNLAFDECMLKLESKHNRSTEFAVVVDGATLAVILSNQSETFLQICKECVAVLCCRMSPLQKAQVVKLVKTSGSAPITLAIGDGANDCSMIQEAHVGCGIMGKEGRQAVRCSDYAFHRFRYLKRVLLVHGHHYYTRLAVVVQYFFYKNVSFVIPQLLFQLMNGFSSMSLYSSAYLTAYNIFFTSMPVLLYGVFEQDLKADSLMASPILYKDMAKNKLLSWKEFAYWMIAGIWHGLVIFLGTKFLYGKSSFDSGMFDYGMFSYGTFVYTLVIIVANLKFALYIHYWTWFVHFFLWGSILLYIIFVLVFCGFVWPWPWIKDAFNVDLDMSLYHVVYHLFDSSAFWLASILIIWLCIMPDITLTVLKKHFMPTPSQTCQMIETFGGEFVCNKVGDTGEENTHMSMQSLRGKFENDDVKLISVKKNVTDA, from the exons ATG GGTTGTTTTGGTCCTCCTAATTTGGGTGAATTTAGAGTGGTGTACGCTAACCAGCAAGTTCCCTCTGGAGAAATTGGTGTGTCGGTTGTAAATGCACACAAGCATTATGCGAACAATGTTGTTGTAACATCCAAG tatAAGATATGGAATTTTGTGCCAAAGAACTTATTTGAACAATTTCGAAGAATTGcaaacttttattttctttgtatcgtAGTTGTGCAG ttcAGCATATTGGATCGTACTCCTGTGTCTCCCATCACAAGTCTTTTACCACTAGTATTTGTGATAACAGTCACAGCTTTTAAACAG GGCTATGAAGACTGGAGGCGACATAGGGCAGATAAAGAAGTTAACAATCGACCTGCCATTGTTATTAAGCAAGGTCGTGAAAAGTCGGTTTATTCAAAACATATCAAG GTTGGGGATATTGTGAAAGTTCAAAACAATGAAGAAATACCTTGTGATCTTGTCGTTATTTCATCGTGTGAAGAAGAAGGAAAAGCCCATATTATGACAGCAAATTTGGACGGAGAAACTAATTTGAAG gtCAGGTCAAGTCTGCTTGAAACAGCTCAGTTAACAACAGCACAAGACTTGACAAATTTTCAAGGAAAGGTAGAATGTGATCATCCAGAATATGATATGTACAA ATTTAATGGTCGTATGATACTTTTTAATGAAAGTGCTCCAACAACACA TGCGCTTGGTCCAAGCAATTTGCTCCTTCGTGGTGCAAAGTTGAAAAATACTGAATATTGttatg GACTAGCTGTATATACTGGAAGAGATACGAAAATGGCACAAAACCAAAAAGACAAAACCACAAAATTCTCATCAGTTGAAAA AAAAATGAATTCATATCttctcgttttcttggtgatacTTTTACTCCTCGCCATAATCTGCACCGGTCTTAAATTTGCTTGGGATaagaaaaaaggtgatgcgtggtATCTACTCAAACCGTATGACTTT GATGTTGTGGAAGTGCTAATTAATCTTTTATCGTTTCTGGTTTTGTTCAACTATGTCATACCTATTTCTCTCTATGTGACAGTTG AGATACAAAAGTTTTCAGGAGCATTGTTCTTTGATTGGGATTTGGAACTTTATCACGAG TCCACTGACGAGCCTGCCAAGGCTAATACATCCGATCTTAATGAAGAACTAGGACAG GTTGAATATTTATTCAGTGATAAAACTGGTACACTGACAGAAAATGACATGCAATTTCGACAGTGCTCTATTGGCGGTGTAAAATACATT gaAGTAAACGAAAAGTTGTTTCAGGATGAGGCTGCTAACGAAGCTGGTATCGACCATAGCAATGTCACA GAAGAAATTAAGGAATTTTTATTAGCTCTTGCGCTTTGTCACACAGTACAGGCAGACGAAGCTAGTCCTACTAAATCGGAAGATGACCAATCGGATGGTGTTCCATTGACACCAACAACTACAAAAGTTTATACATATCAG GCTTCATCACCTGACGAGAAAGCATTATGTGAAGCAGCGTCGAG ataTGGTGTAATATTTAAAGGTAAATCCAGTGAATATATGGACCTGGAAGTGTGTGGAAAACTGGAGCG TTATAAAATTTTGCACGTCCTGGAGTTCGATTCCACTCGCAAACGTATGAGCATCATTTTGGAGACACCAAGAAAGGAGATCTTGTTATTATGCAAAGGAGCTGAATCACATGTGCTTCCGAGGTGTGTGTCTGGACCTTCCCAAGAAACACTGGATCATATTGATGGATATGCAGAA CTTGGTCTTCGCACACTCACTGTTGTGTCTCGCAAGATACCACGTAGTTTGTTTGAAGTAATCGATATAAAATTAGTGGTAGCCCAGCAAGCCATCACAGATCGAGAAGAACAACTTCAAGCTGTGTTTGATGAAGTTGAACAGGACTTTCATTTGCTTGGTGCTACAGCAGTCGAAGATAA ACTACAAGATGGTGTCAAACAAACAATCGAAGCTCTAAGAGAGGCAGGTATTAAAGTCTGGGTGTTAACAGGTGACAAAGAAGAAACAGCTGTAAACATCAGTCACTCATGCGGTCATTTCAAGCATGGCATGGAAATTATGTCTGTCACTCACAAAAAGACGGAAGAGGAAGTCAACTTAGCTTTTGATGAGTGCATGCTGAA ATTGGAATCGAAACATAATAGATCCACAGAATTTGCTGTTGTCGTTGACGGTGCAACGTTGGCTGTAATTCTTTCAAACCAAAGTG aaacatttttacaaatttgtaaAGAATGTGTAGCCGTTCTATGCTGCAGGATGTCTCCACTACAAAAAGCCCAG gTTGTGAAATTAGTAAAGACTTCGGGATCTGCTCCGATTACTCTCGCTATCGGAGATGGTGCAAACGACTGTTCCATGATACAAGAGGCGCACGTTGGGTGTGGCATTATGGGTAAAGAGGGACGTCAAGCCGTACGGTGTAGCGACTATGCTTTTCACCGGTTTCGTTATTTGAAGCGTGTTCTGCTCGTGCATGGACATCACTACTATACTCGCTTAGCAGTTGTTGTgcagtattttttttacaag AATGTGTCCTTTGTCATCCCTCAACTTTTGTTTCAACTAATGAATGGGTTTTCTTCAATG TCATTGTATTCCAGTGCGTACCTCACGGCCTATAACATATTCTTTACATCCATGCCAGTTTTATTGTATGGTGTGTTTGAACAAGACTTGAAAGCAGATTCTCTCATGGCGAGTCCAATATTATACAA GGACATGGCCAAAAACAAATTACTATCGTGGAAAGAATTTGCATATTGGATGATTGcag GTATCTGGCATGGTCTTGTTATTTTCCTGGGAACGAAGTTTTTATATGGCAAGAGTTCCTTTGATTCAGGAATGTTT gattaTGGAATGTTTTCCTACGGTACTTTTGTTTACACTTTGGTTATAATTGTTGCAAACCTAAAG tttgcttTATATATTCACTACTGGACATGGTTTGTTCACTTCTTCTTATGGGGATCCATTCTTTTGTATATCATATTTGTCCTTGTGTTTTGTGGGTTCGTGTGGCCATG GCCATGGATCAAGGACGCATTCAATGTGGATTTGGACATGTCTCTGTACCACGTGGTCTATCATTTGTTTGACTCCAGTGCGTTCTGGCTAGCTAGTATTCTAATCATTTGGCTTTGCATTATGCCAGATATCACACTGACAGTGCTGAAGAAGCATTTCATGCCGACTCCGTCGCAAACATGTCAG ATGATCGAAACTTTTGGCGGTGAGTTCGTGTGCAACAAAGTAGGAGACACCGGGGAGGAGAACACTCATATGTCCATGCAAAGTTTGAGAGGAAAGTTTGAAAATGACGATGTTAAGTTAATCAGCgtgaaaaaaaatgtaactgACGCATAA